The Manihot esculenta cultivar AM560-2 chromosome 8, M.esculenta_v8, whole genome shotgun sequence genomic interval CATACTCAAGTTTGTCAATGTATTCGCTAAAACAATTATTCAAGTCTATACTTAATTAAAGGTGGAAAATAGTTATCAGAATTGTTCTTAATTTGTTACGGTTTAGTTGCTTATGTCCTCGAGAACGTGGAATTAGGATCTGGAAAGCTCATAACTTGGGGTTCAACGGAGGATGAAGGTCAGAGCTATACAACTTCTGGGAAGCATGGGGTAATGCAGTGACTTCTGGTTAGTGAATTCTTATGCTGCAATTTTCTGTTGGAATTGATTTTGCCTCTGTTTGTGCCAATACATTGTTAAGGAGATTCCAGAGCCTTTTCCTCTTCCCCATGAAGCTTCAGTAGTGAAGGTAGCGGCTGGCTGGGCACATTGTGTATCAGTTACAggtattctattttattttggtTTACGGTTACTTATTACTCGTTTATTTAAGGGGAGTGAGGAAAAAAAGCTGCATAATGGCTATGTTAATGTAACTTGCTTTCCGTTATACATTAATGTAATTTTCTACCTTAATTGCCTATTTAATTTGGCATATGATAGGCAGTAGTGAATCctggagctcattttcttgaaaATGTCAACTTATGCTGATTTTGCGTCAAGGCGCATTACTTTACAAGGAACTTCTTGTGCTAATTAAATTGTCTTCCCGTTTGACACTTGTTTaaggaaataataaattaacCAGGTCAATTAGGAATTTAGGAGTGCTCAGTGAATAGCTCTTAAAACAGGTGTGGTAAAAGCTTGTTTTTATAATAAGCCTAATTGAAACAAGTAGGAACAAAAATTGAGCTAGTGGAAAGGATTTAAACTatcaaaattatttcttttagaaTAGTAGAAATTTGTGTTTAAGTTGAAAGTTATGCTATGAGTAAAATGAATCATTAAACCACAGTACATAGTACCAATGGGCTTTTAGACTACCAAGGCTGTGAAGTCTGGAGTTTGAGTTCTAGTTAGAGCCAGTTGTACCAAGAAAAAAGGGGAATGCATGATATAGCCTTTGGAATAGGCAGGTGGACAggaattaaaagaaagaaaatttaaagaTGATATGAGACTATGTAGCCCTCCTTTCATTTGCAAATGTGAAATCATACAATCTTTGTGGATGGACAAGCTTGTTCTTGAGTTTACTGGAGttcagaaaatattatatttgttttaaaatgttaaaaaatctTCTATACGAGTAATTCagaaattattaaattcttaTTCAAGGAAATAATGTTTTACAGTAATTACAAATTAATGGCCCCTTTTGCAATTTAATCAGtttaaacaaattaatgtgcttAGTGAATAGCTCTTAAATAGGTCTGTTATAAGTTTGCTTTTATAAACTTAATTGAAACTagttggaaaaataaaatttgagctTATCAAGGGACCAATTTTAATCTATCAAGATTGGTCCTTTTAAAACAGTAGAAATTTGTCTTTAGGTCTCACAGCACAATGGAATGACAtatgaatgaatgaatcatTAAACTACAAGGTACAGCTTTGGACTGTGTAGTTGGACAACGATAAAAAGCAAGGGGAAAAAAAGATTTGAAGGTGAGAAAAGACTATGTAGGCCCTCCATTAATTTGCAAATTTGAAATCATATGGTCTTTGTTGGTGGACCAACTTGTACTTGGGTTTactggattttaaaaatttttatatttgtttagtGTAAAATATTGTATACGAGTAactaaaaaatcattaattttctATGAGCCTTCTGCTTAATTACATTTTTGCACTAAAAGTTTATAAGTATATGAAAAAGAATGAGGAGTAGGCTCAGGTTAAGCTCAAGCTTGCATAAAGCTAAGCAATTGAAGCCTACACACCTTAATGATTGATACAGCTCGACTCATTTGCACCTAAAGTGGCCAAAGTGGGTTTCTATTTCTAATTCCATTAACAAAAGCTCAATAAGCTCATCACTAGTCAATATGCAGTGACAGGGGAAGTGTACACGTGGGGATGGAAAGAGTGTGTTCCCTCTGTAAAAAGCATCCGTGAGTCGGCTGCTGCAGGAAGTTTTCAGAAGGATAATAATGGGAAACAAAGTGCACTGCCAACAGAACAAGGTATTCACATTTTAAACCTTTGCGTTTCTTAGCAAACAAAAGCATAAACCCTTCTAGATTTTTCAATTAATGTTACAATGGTCAAATCCTTCAGCGAGTCCAAGATCCCAAGGATCAAGTTCAAATGGTGGGGCAGTTTCTCAATCTGACAAAAAGGCTGGAGAGGAAgttaataaaaagagaaaagtaTCAGCAGTGAAAGAAGAGTTTGAAAATTTATCATCTGGAGATGACTTCTTCACAGTGTCTCCTTCTCTTGTAACTCTGGGTCCTGGAGTAAGGATCACCAATGTTGCTGCTGGTGGGCGCCACACTTTGGCACTGTCAGGTAAACCAACTGCTTCTTGGGTCACTAGATTGTGCACCCTTGCAAATTTCAGGTGTAGACTCCTCTTTTTGGTCACACAATGTAGTTTTGTAGGTTATATGAAGTATGAAGTAGGTTGTTTGAAGTTCGAAGCTATGGAAGATTTTTGATGTAAAGCAAGACACTTGATGCATCATGTTTTTAACTGAAGTTTCAGATATGGGACAGGTGTGGGGTTGGGGCTATGGCGGCGAAGGACAGCTAGGTTTGGGATCTCGGATAAAAATGGTTTCTTCTCCTCATCTTATTCCTTGCTTTGATACATCAACTGCGGGGAAAGACTGGTCCTTGATAGTCCCTCAAGGGAGCTTGAATTCATCAGCACAAGCTTCTAAATTTCCAGGAAGTTATGTGAAGGAAATAGCTTGTGGAGGTCGTCATAGTGCAGTAGTAACAGGTCAGCATTTAGACCCTGGTATTTTATTTCTTGTAATGCTGAAACAATTTTTTTAGAGCTTCCTACCTTTCAATTACCTTGCATTTATCATCTAGTTGCTTATGCAAGTTGATCTTGTATAGCATCTTGGAGGAATTCTTAATTCTGCAAATAGTGTAATTGTCGGTTAGCAATTTCCATATGGTCACCGTCATATTAGTTTCCTCATTTGATCGCATTGTAGATGCTGGAGCACTATTCACGTTTGGATGGGGACTCTATGGACAGGTGAGCTATATACATGCTGTCACATATTACAGGAACAATAACAAGAATAATAAGTGAGAATTGGAGGGGAAAATAAGAGGGAAATAACAAATGGAGTAACAGAATGGGAAGGCAGTTTCTGCTGTGTAAAGAGAGGGAAAAGAGTCTGTACGGGGCATTCTACATGATCAATAAAAtctctctcctctctctctctctctctctcactctctcCCCTCCCTTCTCTCAAATTTTCTCTCATCCCAATCTAAATTCTCATCTCTTCTAATTCGTCTCTGCCAAGGGTAACCTATGGCaatttggtattagagccctgtTTCAAGAGGGCGGTCGTATTCCTCAAGTAGCAAGATGACGCGATCCACAGTTGCACAGCAAAATTTTGATTCAGCCAGGATGTTTGAGCTGGAAGATCAAGTTAGGGCTCTACAGGAAGATTTCAGGAGAAATAAGGAAGAACTGAAGTAGAAGCTCGAAGAAGAGtgcaagaaaaataaagagttcAGCCCGAAAATTGAAGATTCCGTGAATCTGATACTAGGAGAAATGTGAGCCTAAGGAAGAATAAGAATGTTGAATCCTACATCAGTTTGGATAGATGTAATGTGCCTCTTATAAGAGAGTCAGAGACTCCTTTCCCTTGAGGTATTTCTTGGGTGAGTTAGGCTTGATTTGAATTTAACATGGTTTTAGAGCCTCTCTATCGATGTTGAGAATCCTGTATATGTGTCATGCTCCAGTGTAGTTCTGAGCGGTGTTGTTCTGAGCATGAGAGATGTGTTAGATCCTACATCCATTTGGGATAGAGGTAATGTGGCCTTATAAGGATTTTAGATATTCCTTCTCGTGAGCTAGTTTTTGGGTGAGCTAGATTTGATCCAAATTTAATAAAGGAGATCAGAGGAGGTAATGAAGGAGGTAACTCCTCAGCATCATTAGAGGGAAAAAGGTATTTTGGAGACCCCGAGGAGTGAAGATTGACTCTAATAACCCACTGCCAGAGAATTTTGGAATCAATGGCACTGGATCTAATGAGGTGGAAGGTATATTCAAGATTCTCCCTAAGATCAAGTAACCTTTGAAGGGAAGGAGCCGAGGGCTTGGATCAGGAAATGCATTAGATACTTCGAAATTTATGGAGTAAGGGATGATCAGAAGGTCAATATTGCTAGCTTCTTTTTAATGGATAAGGCAGATTCTTGGTTCCACAATTGGATCAAGAGTGGGAATAGATATGAGTGGGAGGATTTCGaaagatatttatatataaaatttgggGAAGAAGGATTGGCGGATGTAGTGGTGAAGATGATGAAAATGAGATAAGAAGGAAATGTGGAAGAATATCATAGTAAGTCTAAAGATATACGGTGAGGCTAGAAAGATTTATGCCGAATCTAGGAAAAGATTACTTCTTATCAAGTTTCATAGGGGTTTTAAAGGATGAGATAAGACCGATGGTGAGGATGATGGAACCTTCAAGCTTGCCTCAAGCATTCCAAATATCCAAATTACAAGAGTGATTGTTCTACTGTAGCAGAAGGAGCACCGGATTTTATCAGCCCAACCTGAGAAACTGCCTTCCTATTCTGTCACAATTCTGTTGCCCCATTTGTTATTTTCCTCTTATTTTTCCCTTCAATTCTCACttattattcttcttattcttcatgTGATACTTGACACATGGCTAGTGAGCttatttcatttcttttttttgcgTTTTTAAAAATTCTGAAGACTGATAATTGTAGAATATTTCTATTCCATGTCATCCTCATGATCCAGTGTGGCCAAGGAAGCACAAATGATCAGCTGAGGCCTACTTGTATACCTACTTTATCGTCAATTCAAGTAGAAAGTGTTGCTGCTGGACTATGGCATACTGTTTGTATAACTGCCAACAGACGTGTATATGCCTTCGGTGGGAATCAGTTTGGACAACTGGGAAATGGAGCCGACCAGGATGAGGTACATAACAAACTGACATTCTTTTTGTGGGGATATGAAACTGTTGATCACCTGACTGCCTCatgttgatcaaataaaattttagatgaCCCAATTATAGAATAAAGTAAAAAGCATGAGAAAACCTCTCTCCATTTCTTAGCAAACTGTTCAAATGCTTTGTGTTTTTCTCATTTACTAATATTTGAAGGATGGAATCTGTCATATTTTGTAATAAATTTGCATGATAAAGATGCCTTGAGCTCATTTATCTGCACATGGATTTTACTAATGGCTGCTATTACTGTTCGCTTCTTACATTTGGATTAAAGGAGTACCTGATGGATGTAAATTAACCAACGGTTTTATTGGGTGTCTTAACTCCAGACTCGGCCGACACTCTTGGATGCTCCAAGTTTGGAAAGTAAGCGTGCAAAAATGGTATCTTGTGGGGCTCGACATAGTGCAATTCTGACAGGTAAATTACTTGAACAtattagttattaaaaaataattatttgacaTAATCCAAGTTCTTTTGTTCTGCTCTCTGTTTGTGAATGTAGAGGACGGACAGGTGTATAGTTGGGGATGGAACAAATACGGTCAGGTAAGAATGACCCTTAAATCCTTCGTACCAAAATATTTTTGCCCAAATAACGTGATTTTACTTATGTTTTGTTGGCATCCAGCTTGGCTTGGGTGATTCAATTGACCGCAACATTCCTTCTCGTGTTCCCATTGAAGGTTGTCAGCCCAAAAATGTTGAATGTGGTTGGTGGCATACCTTACTGCTAGCTGAAACAACCGTTTGAATCATATTCGTTGAAGGTAATGATAGTTTTACGAGGAGAGCCGTCTTTTTCCGTACATCGACGTGCGTGTCTCATCTATGATGTATATACTTTAGAGCTAGTCAACCTTAACAATTTCACTGCAGACCAGAGTTCTTGGTTTCTTACACTAATAATCCCTTGTGATGATACAATAGT includes:
- the LOC110619967 gene encoding ultraviolet-B receptor UVR8 isoform X1; this encodes MASNGDEREEDVKMEECKETAVYMWGYLPGVSPEKSPIFSPVQVPFPASSIHGGDSWKDVCGGGCGFAMAISVAYVLENVELGSGKLITWGSTEDEGQSYTTSGKHGEIPEPFPLPHEASVVKVAAGWAHCVSVTVTGEVYTWGWKECVPSVKSIRESAAAGSFQKDNNGKQSALPTEQASPRSQGSSSNGGAVSQSDKKAGEEVNKKRKVSAVKEEFENLSSGDDFFTVSPSLVTLGPGVRITNVAAGGRHTLALSVSDMGQVWGWGYGGEGQLGLGSRIKMVSSPHLIPCFDTSTAGKDWSLIVPQGSLNSSAQASKFPGSYVKEIACGGRHSAVVTDAGALFTFGWGLYGQCGQGSTNDQLRPTCIPTLSSIQVESVAAGLWHTVCITANRRVYAFGGNQFGQLGNGADQDETRPTLLDAPSLESKRAKMVSCGARHSAILTEDGQVYSWGWNKYGQLGLGDSIDRNIPSRVPIEGCQPKNVECGWWHTLLLAETTV
- the LOC110619967 gene encoding ultraviolet-B receptor UVR8 isoform X3, translated to MASNGDEREEDVKMEECKETAVYMWGYLPGVSPEKSPIFSPVQVPFPASSIHGGDSWKDVCGGGCGFAMAISVAYVLENVELGSGKLITWGSTEDEGQSYTTSGKHGEIPEPFPLPHEASVVKVAAGWAHCVSVTVTGEVYTWGWKECVPSVKSIRESAAAGSFQKDNNGKQSALPTEQASPRSQGSSSNGGAVSQSDKKAGEEVNKKRKVSAVKEEFENLSSGDDFFTVSPSLVTLGPGVRITNVAAGGRHTLALSDMGQVWGWGYGGEGQLGLGSRIKMVSSPHLIPCFDTSTAGKDWSLIVPQGSLNSSAQASKFPGSYVKEIACGGRHSAVVTDAGALFTFGWGLYGQCGQGSTNDQLRPTCIPTLSSIQVESVAAGLWHTVCITANRRVYAFGGNQFGQLGNGADQDETRPTLLDAPSLESKRAKMVSCGARHSAILTEDGQVYSWGWNKYGQLGLGDSIDRNIPSRVPIEGCQPKNVECGWWHTLLLAETTV
- the LOC110619967 gene encoding ultraviolet-B receptor UVR8 isoform X7 is translated as MASNGDEREEDVKMEECKETAVYMWGYLPGVSPEKSPIFSPVQVPFPASSIHGGDSWKDVCGGGCGFAMAISVAYVLENVELGSGKLITWGSTEDEGQSYTTSGKHGEIPEPFPLPHEASVVKVAAGWAHCVSVTVTGEVYTWGWKECVPSVKSIRESAAAGSFQKDNNGKQSALPTEQASPRSQGSSSNGGAVSQSDKKAGEEVNKKRKVSAVKEEFENLSSGDDFFTVSPSLVTLGPGVRITNVAAGGRHTLALSVSDMGQVWGWGYGGEGQLGLGSRIKMVSSPHLIPCFDTSTAGKDWSLIVPQGSLNSSAQASKFPGSYVKEIACGGRHSAVVTDAGALFTFGWGLYGQCGQGSTNDQLRPTCIPTLSSIQVESVAAGLWHTVCITANRRVYAFGGNQFGQLGNGADQDETRPTLLDAPSLESKRAKMVSCGARHSAILTEDGQVYSWGWNKYGQVVSPKMLNVVGGIPYC
- the LOC110619967 gene encoding ultraviolet-B receptor UVR8 isoform X2 — protein: MASNGDEREEDVKMEECKETAVYMWGYLPGVSPEKSPIFSPVQVPFPASSIHGGDSWKDVCGGGCGFAMAISVAYVLENVELGSGKLITWGSTEDEGQSYTTSGKHGIPEPFPLPHEASVVKVAAGWAHCVSVTVTGEVYTWGWKECVPSVKSIRESAAAGSFQKDNNGKQSALPTEQASPRSQGSSSNGGAVSQSDKKAGEEVNKKRKVSAVKEEFENLSSGDDFFTVSPSLVTLGPGVRITNVAAGGRHTLALSVSDMGQVWGWGYGGEGQLGLGSRIKMVSSPHLIPCFDTSTAGKDWSLIVPQGSLNSSAQASKFPGSYVKEIACGGRHSAVVTDAGALFTFGWGLYGQCGQGSTNDQLRPTCIPTLSSIQVESVAAGLWHTVCITANRRVYAFGGNQFGQLGNGADQDETRPTLLDAPSLESKRAKMVSCGARHSAILTEDGQVYSWGWNKYGQLGLGDSIDRNIPSRVPIEGCQPKNVECGWWHTLLLAETTV
- the LOC110619967 gene encoding ultraviolet-B receptor UVR8 isoform X4, giving the protein MASNGDEREEDVKMEECKETAVYMWGYLPGVSPEKSPIFSPVQVPFPASSIHGGDSWKDVCGGGCGFAMAISGSGKLITWGSTEDEGQSYTTSGKHGEIPEPFPLPHEASVVKVAAGWAHCVSVTVTGEVYTWGWKECVPSVKSIRESAAAGSFQKDNNGKQSALPTEQASPRSQGSSSNGGAVSQSDKKAGEEVNKKRKVSAVKEEFENLSSGDDFFTVSPSLVTLGPGVRITNVAAGGRHTLALSVSDMGQVWGWGYGGEGQLGLGSRIKMVSSPHLIPCFDTSTAGKDWSLIVPQGSLNSSAQASKFPGSYVKEIACGGRHSAVVTDAGALFTFGWGLYGQCGQGSTNDQLRPTCIPTLSSIQVESVAAGLWHTVCITANRRVYAFGGNQFGQLGNGADQDETRPTLLDAPSLESKRAKMVSCGARHSAILTEDGQVYSWGWNKYGQLGLGDSIDRNIPSRVPIEGCQPKNVECGWWHTLLLAETTV
- the LOC110619967 gene encoding ultraviolet-B receptor UVR8 isoform X6, giving the protein MASNGDEREEDVKMEECKETAVYMWGYLPGVSPEKSPIFSPVQVPFPASSIHGGDSWKDVCGGGCGFAMAISGSGKLITWGSTEDEGQSYTTSGKHGEIPEPFPLPHEASVVKVAAGWAHCVSVTVTGEVYTWGWKECVPSVKSIRESAAAGSFQKDNNGKQSALPTEQASPRSQGSSSNGGAVSQSDKKAGEEVNKKRKVSAVKEEFENLSSGDDFFTVSPSLVTLGPGVRITNVAAGGRHTLALSDMGQVWGWGYGGEGQLGLGSRIKMVSSPHLIPCFDTSTAGKDWSLIVPQGSLNSSAQASKFPGSYVKEIACGGRHSAVVTDAGALFTFGWGLYGQCGQGSTNDQLRPTCIPTLSSIQVESVAAGLWHTVCITANRRVYAFGGNQFGQLGNGADQDETRPTLLDAPSLESKRAKMVSCGARHSAILTEDGQVYSWGWNKYGQLGLGDSIDRNIPSRVPIEGCQPKNVECGWWHTLLLAETTV
- the LOC110619967 gene encoding ultraviolet-B receptor UVR8 isoform X5, which translates into the protein MASNGDEREEDVKMEECKETAVYMWGYLPGVSPEKSPIFSPVQVPFPASSIHGGDSWKDVCGGGCGFAMAISGSGKLITWGSTEDEGQSYTTSGKHGIPEPFPLPHEASVVKVAAGWAHCVSVTVTGEVYTWGWKECVPSVKSIRESAAAGSFQKDNNGKQSALPTEQASPRSQGSSSNGGAVSQSDKKAGEEVNKKRKVSAVKEEFENLSSGDDFFTVSPSLVTLGPGVRITNVAAGGRHTLALSVSDMGQVWGWGYGGEGQLGLGSRIKMVSSPHLIPCFDTSTAGKDWSLIVPQGSLNSSAQASKFPGSYVKEIACGGRHSAVVTDAGALFTFGWGLYGQCGQGSTNDQLRPTCIPTLSSIQVESVAAGLWHTVCITANRRVYAFGGNQFGQLGNGADQDETRPTLLDAPSLESKRAKMVSCGARHSAILTEDGQVYSWGWNKYGQLGLGDSIDRNIPSRVPIEGCQPKNVECGWWHTLLLAETTV